ATCATAAATGATCCCATTCGGAGTGTAAGTGGTGGTAACCATAATATTAAATGTTCCGTTACTCACATTGATCCGGTAAATGCGCTTATTGGTAAAATCCGTGGCAAATAAAAAATTCCCTCCGTCAGAGGTGAGTCCGTTCAGAAACGCCGCGCCGGTGTTGACATTGAAAACCTGATTTGCCGAGCTGAGGTCGTAACCAAGAATGCGCGAACCATCACATACATAGAGTACATTTCCTAACACCTCCAGTCCATGGGGTCCGCTGGCTATTCCGGTTGCAAAAGGAATCAAAGTGTTCGAGAGCGGACTGATTATATGGATCTCCCCGGAACCATTCTGACCTACCAGCCAGCGGCCGTTCGTCTGATCGTACTCCACGCTTTCCGGGCTGTTGAAGACTTGAGAGAAGGAAACTAAACACATGGATGTCAGGAGAATAGAAATGTAGAGCCTCATTTGCTTTTTTTTCAAATATACCTATTTTTAGTTACCTTTGTTCGGTATTTAGAATGAATCTAAATAAGATTAATGGTTTAAACATCTGAAAATCAAGGAAAATGATCACTGTCTCAGAACGCGCAAAAGAAAAAACGCTGGCTTTATTCAAGGAAGAGAACCGCGGTCCGGAAACATTTATCCGCGTGGGAGTATCCGGTGGGGGTTGTTCCGGCTTGTCGTACAAACTGGAATTTGACTCCAAGAAGCAGGAGGGAGATCAGGAGTTTGAGGACAAAGGTGTCCGCATTGTAGTGGACCGAAAGAGTTTTCTTTATCTCGTTGGAACCGAACTGGATTTCAGCGGCGGACTCAACGGGAAGGGATTTGTATTTAATAACCCCAATGCCTCCAGAACCTGCGGTTGCGGAGAATCATTTTCTGTCTGATCTGACCTACACACTTTTTATTTCCGAATATGGCTGACAGCGATAAAATATTAGAAGAACATATCTCGTCGGAGTATAAATATGGGTTCACTTCCGATATTGATACAGAAACTGCTCCCAGGGGGCTGAATGAAGACATCATTCGATTTATCTCCGCAAAAAAGAAGGAACCGGCATGGATGCTGGAGAATCGTCTCAAAGCATTTGCGTACTGGAAAACCCTGAAGGAACCAAAGCATTGGCCGAATCTGAATTTCAAATCGGTAAATTTCCAGGATATCATTTATTACGCTGCCCCAAAACCCAAAAAACAGTTGTCGAGTCTGGACGAGGTGGATCCTGAGCTTCTGAAAACGTTTGAGAAGCTGGGAATTTCGCTCGAGGAACAAAAGCGGCTGTCGGGTGTGGAATCCACCATTGCCGTGGATGCGGTGATTGACAGCGTGTCCGTTAAAACCACATTCAAGGAAACCCTGGCTGAAAAGGGAATCATTTTCTGTTCTTTCTCCGAAGCGGTTCAGGAGCATCCGGAACTGGTGAAACAGTATATGGGGTCTGTAGTGCCCTACACGGATAATTTTTATGCAGCTCTCAACGCAGCGGTGTTTTCCGATGGCTCCTTCTGTTATATTCCGAAGGGAGTGCGTTGCCCTATGGAACTTTCTACCTATTTCCGTATCAATTCGGCGGGTACCGGGCAGTTTGAGCGAACACTGATTATTGCCGATGAGGGAGCGTATGTTTCTTACCTGGAAGGCTGTACTGCTCCGATGCGCGATGAAAACCAGCTTCACGCTGCGGTGGTTGAGATTGTAGCCCACCGGAACGGAGAAGTGAAATATTCTACTGTCCAGAACTGGTATCCCGGCGATAAAGATGGGAAAGGTGGGGTATTTAACTTCGTAACCAAAAGGGGTATTTGCCTGGGAGAGAATTCAAAGATTTCCTGGACGCAGGTTGAAACCGGTTCCGCCATTACATGGAAGTATCCGGGGGTGAT
This genomic window from Bacteroidia bacterium contains:
- the sufB gene encoding Fe-S cluster assembly protein SufB, which encodes MADSDKILEEHISSEYKYGFTSDIDTETAPRGLNEDIIRFISAKKKEPAWMLENRLKAFAYWKTLKEPKHWPNLNFKSVNFQDIIYYAAPKPKKQLSSLDEVDPELLKTFEKLGISLEEQKRLSGVESTIAVDAVIDSVSVKTTFKETLAEKGIIFCSFSEAVQEHPELVKQYMGSVVPYTDNFYAALNAAVFSDGSFCYIPKGVRCPMELSTYFRINSAGTGQFERTLIIADEGAYVSYLEGCTAPMRDENQLHAAVVEIVAHRNGEVKYSTVQNWYPGDKDGKGGVFNFVTKRGICLGENSKISWTQVETGSAITWKYPGVILKGDNSVGEFYSVAVTNNYQQADTGTKMIHLGKNTRSTIVSKGISAGFSQNSYRGLVRVSKGAKNARNFSQCDSLLMGDKCGAHTFPYIEIRDKSAVMEHEATTSKIGEDQIFYCKQRGIDTEKAVALIVNGYCKEVLNQLPMEFAVEAQKLLAVSLEGSVG
- a CDS encoding iron-sulfur cluster assembly accessory protein, whose translation is MITVSERAKEKTLALFKEENRGPETFIRVGVSGGGCSGLSYKLEFDSKKQEGDQEFEDKGVRIVVDRKSFLYLVGTELDFSGGLNGKGFVFNNPNASRTCGCGESFSV